Proteins encoded by one window of Enterobacter hormaechei subsp. xiangfangensis:
- the tatE gene encoding twin-arginine translocase subunit TatE produces MGEISITKLLVVAALVVLLFGTKKLRTLGGDLGAAIKGFKKAMNDDDAAAKKSAEDDITAQKLSHKE; encoded by the coding sequence ATGGGTGAGATTAGTATTACCAAACTGCTGGTGGTTGCCGCACTGGTCGTCCTGCTGTTCGGTACCAAGAAGTTACGCACGCTGGGTGGAGACCTGGGTGCTGCCATTAAGGGCTTTAAGAAAGCAATGAACGATGACGACGCGGCAGCGAAGAAAAGTGCCGAAGATGACATCACTGCACAGAAGCTTTCACACAAAGAGTAA
- the crcB gene encoding fluoride efflux transporter CrcB: MLQLLIAVFIGGGTGSVARWLLSMRFNPLHQAIPMGTLAANLIGAFIIGMGLAWFNRMTNIDPMWKVLITTGFCGGLTTFSTFSAEVVFLFQEGRMGWALTNIAVNMLGSFAMTAIAFWLFSSASGH; the protein is encoded by the coding sequence GTGTTACAACTACTTATAGCCGTTTTTATTGGTGGAGGCACGGGTAGCGTTGCGCGGTGGCTCTTAAGCATGCGGTTTAACCCTCTGCATCAGGCCATTCCGATGGGGACACTGGCGGCAAATCTGATCGGGGCGTTTATTATTGGGATGGGGCTGGCCTGGTTTAATCGCATGACCAACATCGACCCTATGTGGAAGGTTCTGATTACAACCGGTTTCTGCGGCGGCTTAACAACGTTTTCTACCTTCTCTGCGGAGGTGGTGTTTCTGTTTCAGGAAGGCCGGATGGGCTGGGCGCTGACGAACATTGCCGTTAACATGCTTGGCTCGTTTGCGATGACTGCGATCGCATTCTGGTTATTTTCCTCCGCCAGCGGACATTAA
- the pagP gene encoding lipid IV(A) palmitoyltransferase PagP encodes MIVRIKFPLILLFIIGQLSCASAVNADSNTADKGWFTTFTDNVAQTWNEPEHYDLYIPAITWHARFAYDKEKTDRYNERPWGAGFGQSRWDEKGNWHGLYLMAFKDSYNKWEPIGGYGWEKTWRPLSDDNFRLGLGYTAGFTARDNWKYIPVPVLLPLASIGYGPATFQMTYIPGTYNNGNVYFAWMRFQF; translated from the coding sequence GTGATTGTACGAATTAAATTCCCCCTGATTTTGTTGTTTATTATTGGGCAGTTATCGTGTGCGTCTGCTGTTAATGCAGACAGCAATACAGCGGATAAAGGCTGGTTCACCACCTTCACGGATAACGTCGCGCAAACATGGAATGAACCTGAGCATTACGATCTCTATATTCCGGCCATTACGTGGCATGCACGTTTCGCCTACGATAAAGAAAAAACAGACCGTTATAACGAACGTCCGTGGGGGGCCGGCTTCGGTCAGTCTCGCTGGGATGAAAAAGGTAACTGGCATGGCCTGTACCTGATGGCGTTTAAGGACTCCTACAATAAATGGGAGCCTATTGGCGGTTACGGCTGGGAAAAAACCTGGCGTCCGTTATCAGACGACAACTTCCGTCTCGGGCTGGGCTATACGGCAGGGTTTACGGCGCGTGATAACTGGAAATACATTCCTGTTCCGGTACTGCTGCCGCTTGCCTCCATTGGTTACGGTCCGGCGACGTTTCAGATGACCTACATACCGGGTACCTATAACAACGGTAACGTTTACTTTGCCTGGATGCGGTTTCAGTTTTAA
- the lipA gene encoding lipoyl synthase, with product MSKPIVMERGVKYRDADKMALIPVKNVATEREALLRKPEWMKIKLPADSSRIQGIKAAMRKNGLHSVCEEASCPNLAECFNHGTATFMILGAICTRRCPFCDVAHGRPVAPDANEPQKLAQTIADMALRYVVITSVDRDDLRDGGAQHFADCITAIREKSPNIKIETLVPDFRGRMDRALDILTATPPDVFNHNLENVPRIYRQVRPGADYNWSLKLLERFKEAHPHIPTKSGLMVGLGETNAEIIEVMRDLRRHGVTMLTLGQYLQPSRHHLPVQRYVSPDEFDEMKAEAMAMGFTHAACGPFVRSSYHADMQAKGEEVK from the coding sequence ATGAGTAAACCCATTGTGATGGAACGCGGTGTTAAATACCGCGATGCCGATAAAATGGCCCTTATCCCGGTTAAAAACGTGGCTACAGAGCGCGAGGCGCTGTTAAGAAAACCGGAATGGATGAAAATCAAACTTCCGGCCGACTCTTCGCGTATCCAGGGGATCAAAGCGGCGATGCGCAAAAATGGTCTTCACTCTGTCTGTGAAGAGGCCTCGTGCCCTAACCTTGCTGAATGTTTCAATCACGGTACCGCGACATTTATGATTCTGGGTGCCATCTGCACCCGCCGCTGTCCGTTCTGTGACGTTGCCCATGGCCGTCCCGTTGCGCCAGACGCTAACGAACCGCAAAAACTGGCGCAGACGATTGCCGATATGGCGCTGCGTTATGTTGTTATTACCTCCGTTGACCGTGACGATCTGCGCGATGGCGGTGCTCAGCATTTTGCTGACTGTATTACCGCCATCCGCGAAAAAAGCCCGAACATTAAGATTGAGACGCTGGTGCCGGATTTCCGTGGCCGTATGGATCGCGCGCTCGATATCCTGACCGCGACGCCTCCAGACGTGTTCAACCACAACCTGGAGAACGTACCGCGTATCTACCGTCAGGTACGTCCCGGTGCAGACTACAACTGGTCGCTGAAGCTGCTGGAACGCTTTAAAGAAGCCCATCCGCATATTCCAACCAAGTCTGGTCTGATGGTCGGCCTGGGTGAAACCAACGCTGAGATCATTGAAGTGATGCGCGATCTGCGCCGCCACGGCGTCACCATGCTGACGCTGGGCCAGTACCTCCAGCCAAGCCGTCACCACCTGCCTGTACAGCGTTACGTAAGCCCGGATGAGTTCGATGAAATGAAAGCCGAAGCGATGGCGATGGGCTTTACCCATGCCGCGTGCGGTCCGTTTGTTCGCTCCTCTTATCACGCCGATATGCAGGCGAAGGGCGAAGAAGTGAAATAA
- a CDS encoding deaminated glutathione amidase, producing the protein MYVAVGQFAVTPDWNENADKCVSLMHAAKQKGASLLVLPEALLARDDGDPDLSVKSAQTLEGAFLKRLLAESVGNTLTTILTVHIPSSPGRAVNTLVAIREGAIVASYAKLHLYDAFSVQESRLVDPGSVIPPLIEVEGFKVGLMTCYDIRFPELALNLALQGAEVLVLPAAWVKGPLKEHHWATLLAARALDTTCYVVAAGECGNKNIGQSRVVDPLGVTVVAAAETPALLLTEIISARIALARQQLPVLRNRRFAPPQLM; encoded by the coding sequence ATGTATGTTGCAGTAGGGCAGTTCGCGGTGACGCCGGACTGGAATGAAAACGCGGATAAATGCGTCTCCCTGATGCATGCGGCGAAGCAAAAGGGGGCGTCGTTGCTGGTACTTCCCGAGGCGTTACTGGCCCGTGATGATGGCGATCCGGACCTGTCGGTAAAGTCTGCGCAAACGCTGGAAGGGGCGTTTCTGAAACGACTGCTGGCCGAAAGCGTTGGCAACACGCTCACCACCATATTGACGGTCCATATTCCGTCCTCGCCGGGGCGCGCGGTGAACACGCTGGTGGCGATACGTGAGGGTGCCATTGTCGCGAGCTACGCCAAACTTCATCTGTATGATGCGTTCAGCGTTCAGGAGTCGCGCCTGGTCGATCCGGGGAGTGTAATTCCGCCGCTGATTGAGGTGGAGGGTTTTAAGGTTGGCCTGATGACCTGCTACGATATCCGTTTTCCCGAGCTGGCGCTGAACCTGGCATTGCAGGGGGCGGAGGTGCTGGTTCTGCCCGCCGCGTGGGTCAAAGGACCGCTTAAGGAGCATCACTGGGCGACGCTGCTGGCAGCACGCGCGCTGGATACCACCTGTTACGTGGTAGCCGCGGGTGAATGTGGTAACAAAAATATTGGGCAGAGCAGGGTTGTCGATCCGCTGGGGGTGACGGTTGTTGCGGCAGCGGAGACGCCTGCGTTATTGCTGACGGAGATAATTTCAGCCCGAATAGCGCTTGCGCGGCAGCAATTACCTGTTCTGCGCAACCGCAGGTTTGCGCCACCGCAATTAATGTGA
- the cspE gene encoding transcription antiterminator/RNA stability regulator CspE, which translates to MSKIKGNVKWFNESKGFGFITPEDGSKDVFVHFSAIQSNGFKTLAEGQRVEFEITNGAKGPSAANVIAL; encoded by the coding sequence ATGTCTAAGATTAAAGGTAACGTTAAGTGGTTTAATGAGTCCAAAGGATTCGGTTTCATTACTCCTGAAGATGGCAGCAAAGACGTGTTCGTACACTTCTCTGCAATCCAGTCTAATGGTTTCAAAACTCTGGCTGAAGGTCAGCGCGTAGAGTTCGAAATCACTAACGGTGCCAAAGGCCCTTCTGCTGCTAACGTAATCGCTCTGTAA